From Microthrixaceae bacterium, one genomic window encodes:
- a CDS encoding DUF2269 family protein: MVLALTPDSGLYQLVVFAHILTAIVGFGSTFVWPMLSAKVRKSGDPALMLKVSEMIDEAGHVLTSPFIWASGAFGLLAVVLASGMDGTYIEFSDMWISIAMTLYLVALGVSLGLHYPNLKAMLALQREMAAAGPPQGGPPPQLAELQERGKKAAMFGGILHLLFVLILLDMVFKPT; encoded by the coding sequence ATGGTTTTGGCTTTGACCCCTGATTCCGGTCTGTACCAACTGGTCGTGTTCGCTCACATCCTCACTGCGATCGTGGGCTTCGGTTCCACCTTCGTGTGGCCGATGCTCAGCGCCAAGGTCCGCAAGAGCGGCGATCCAGCCCTGATGCTCAAGGTGAGCGAGATGATCGACGAAGCCGGCCACGTCCTTACGTCGCCGTTCATCTGGGCGTCGGGAGCCTTCGGGCTCCTGGCCGTCGTCTTGGCCTCGGGTATGGACGGGACCTACATCGAGTTCTCCGACATGTGGATCAGCATTGCCATGACGTTGTACCTGGTGGCGCTCGGTGTGTCGTTGGGGTTGCACTACCCCAACCTCAAGGCGATGCTGGCCCTCCAGCGAGAGATGGCCGCCGCCGGCCCACCCCAGGGCGGGCCACCCCCGCAGTTGGCCGAGCTGCAAGAACGAGGCAAGAAGGCCGCCATGTTCGGCGGAATCCTCCACCTCCTGTTCGTCCTCATCCTCCTGGACATGGTCTTCAAGCCCACCTGA
- a CDS encoding cysteine hydrolase encodes MAVDLASLVDPAHTAVVTSEVQNGVVGERSALPALAEAAGPIVERLSVLLDAARPAGVRVIHATAARRADAAGSNTNARLFAAVKKSPVALLPGSPEADVVPALGPSPEDLVLCRLHGLNPMAGTDLDPILRNLGVRTLVVTGVSVNVAVTNLVMDAVNHGYQVVLPRDAVCGIPAAYADAVIDNTLSLLATLTTVDDLVAAWSGVGS; translated from the coding sequence ATGGCTGTTGACCTTGCTTCCCTTGTTGACCCTGCCCACACGGCCGTCGTCACCTCTGAAGTTCAGAACGGGGTGGTGGGGGAGCGTTCGGCCCTTCCCGCGCTGGCCGAAGCGGCTGGACCCATTGTGGAACGGTTGTCGGTGCTGCTGGACGCCGCTCGGCCCGCCGGTGTGCGGGTGATCCATGCCACCGCGGCTCGACGGGCCGATGCCGCCGGGTCCAACACCAACGCCCGCCTGTTCGCGGCGGTGAAGAAGTCGCCGGTGGCTCTGCTGCCGGGCTCTCCCGAAGCCGACGTGGTCCCGGCCCTGGGCCCCTCACCCGAGGACCTGGTGTTGTGTCGCCTCCACGGTCTCAACCCCATGGCCGGCACCGACCTGGACCCGATCCTTCGCAACCTCGGCGTCCGGACCCTGGTGGTTACCGGCGTGTCGGTGAACGTGGCCGTCACCAACTTGGTGATGGACGCCGTCAACCACGGCTACCAGGTGGTCCTGCCCCGAGACGCGGTGTGCGGCATCCCCGCCGCCTATGCCGATGCGGTGATCGACAACACCCTTTCCCTGCTGGCCACCCTCACCACCGTGGATGACCTGGTGGCCGCCTGGTCGGGAGTCGGTTCTTGA